One Brassica napus cultivar Da-Ae chromosome A1, Da-Ae, whole genome shotgun sequence genomic region harbors:
- the LOC106393240 gene encoding cyclin-B1-1: MMASRSIVPQQTTGDVVVIVEDDDKNAAKGRNRQVLRDIGNVVRRNHPKNNDPAKINHPRTRSQHAPLVELVKPVARRVAVAVPKPRKRAEKPKDVEVIEISSDSDEELGLVAVQEKKAAAAAKKKTTVSYTSVLTARSKAACGLKKKEEIVDIDSVDAKNDLAAVEYVEDIYSFYKSVESEWRPTDYMRSQPEINEKMRLILVEWLIDVCVRFELNPETFYLTVNIMDRFLSAKPIPRKELQLVGLSALLMSSKYEEIWPPQVEDLADIADHAYSHKQILVMEKTILSTLEWYLTVPTHYVFLARFIKASIADQRMENMVHYLAELGVMHYDTTIMFSPSLVAAAAIYAARSALHQVPVWTSTLKHHTGYSETQLMDCAKLLAFQQWKQQQQQEEGSESKKGALRKKYSKEERFGVAMIPPAKSLLTGTDSA; the protein is encoded by the exons atgatggCGTCTCGATCGATCGTTCCTCAGCAAACCACGG GTGATGTTGTTGTTATAGTGGAAGATGATGACAAGAACGCTGCGAAAGGAAGAAACCGTCAGGTTCTTCGTGATATAGGCAATGTTGTTCGACGAAATCACCCAAAGAACAACGACCCGGCTAAGATCAATCATCCTCGTACGCGGTCTCAACACGCCCCACTCGTTGAG CTTGTTAAACCTGTGGCGAGGAGAGTCGCTGTGGCGGTACCAAAGCCAAGGAAAAGAGCTGAGAAGCCAAAGGATGTAGAGGTTATAGAGATAAGCTCAGACAGTGATGAAGAACTTGGTTTAGTTGCTGTCCAGGAGAAGAAAGCCGCCGCAGCCGCTAAGAAGAAAACAACAGTCTCTTACACATCTGTTCTCACCGCTAGAAGCAAG GCTGCTTGtggtttaaagaagaaagaagagattgtTGATATCGATTCTGTTGATGCTAAGAACGACCTTGCAGCTGTTGAATATGTGGAAGATATCTACAGCTTCTACAAGTCTGTTGAG AGTGAATGGCGTCCAACTGATTACATGAGGTCACAGCCTGAGATTAACGAGAAGATGAGACTGATTCTCGTTGAATGGTTGATAGATGTGTGCGTCAGATTCGAGCTAAACCCTGAGACGTTTTACCTCACAGTTAACATCATGGATCGGTTCTTGTCGGCTAAGCCTATACCTAGAAAAGAGCTGCAGCTGGTTGGTCTCAGTGCTCTTCTCATGTCATCCAAATACGAAGAGATCTGGCCACCACAGGTGGAGGATCTAGCTGACATTGCAGACCACGCATACAGTCACAAACAGATTCTGGTGATGGAGAAGACAATACTGTCTACACTCGAGTGGTACTTGACGGTTCCGACACATTACGTCTTCCTCGCACGTTTCATCAAAGCTTCCATTGCAGACCAACGA ATGGAGAATATGGTGCACTATCTGGCTGAGTTAGGAGTAATGCATTACGACACGACCATAATGTTCAGCCCATCACTGGTTGCTGCAGCTGCAATCTACGCAGCGAGATCAGCTCTTCACCAAGTTCCCGTTTGGACTAGCACTCTCAAGCATCACACCGGCTATTCTGAGACTCAGCTCAT GGATTGTGCGAAGCTATTGGCGTTTCAGCAGTggaagcagcagcagcaacaagaaGAAGGGAGTGAGAGTAAGAAGGGAGCTTTACGAAAGAAGTACTCCAAGGAAGAAAGGTTCGGTGTGGCTATGATCCCCCCGGCCAAATCTTTGTTGACCGGAACCGACTCTGCTTAG
- the LOC106440740 gene encoding suppressor of RPS4-RLD 1-like: METAAASERVELAKHCSSRNWSKAIRVLDSLLAKQCSILDICNRAFCYNQLELHKHVIKDCDKALQLDSCAIQAYLLKGRALLALGRKQEALLVLEQGYNIALQQTSDVKQLLELDELLNAARPEIDVTLNHLAAETPVSSCATQKIDNCQVSTSMAVSESGACSNGNTHELGEKSMDASKLSGGASELRNGLAYKEKESVKSGSQINGKPSSNGSDLSETSDRLGDLSVIGNKFSSKSGSVSKQSLTAEARSGGSNETKINNNKCTIARISETHSISVDFRLSRGIAQVNEGNYMKAISIFDKVLKEEPTYPEALIGRGTAYAFQRDLENAIDDFTKAIQSNPAAGEAWKRRGQARAALGEFAEAVEDLTRALELEPKSPDILHERGIINFRSKDFTAAVKDLSICLKQEKDNKSAYTYLGLAFASLGEYTKAEEAHLKSIQLDSNYLEAWLHLAQFYQELADHNKALECIDQVLQVDNRVWKAYHLRGLVFHGLGEHRKAIQELSIGLTIESSIECLYLRGSCHHAVGEYREAVKDYDATVDVELDAVEKFVLQCLAFYQKELALYTASKVSSEFFCFDIDGDIDPMFKEYWCKRLHPKDVCEKVYRQPPLRESLKKGKLKKQDLAITKPKANLLRFTDMIGKKIQYFCPGFLPNRRQHRMAGLAVLEIAQKVSKAWRIEWRNSNKGTAKNGKKNRRRERINMLSQNRGGAGCSTSTSSETSTGYASLEDRSSGRSILSWQDVYSSAVRWRQISEPCDPVVWVNKLSEEFNSGFGSHTPMVLGQAKVIRYFPNYERTLNLAKTIIKEKLCVRSKADKVIDLSKDEKIEEIMRAETCEELHKIVGEDFWVATWCHSTAFEGKRLEGTRITCIKKPGSLGYDFAIRTPCTPARWSDFDEEMTSAWEALCNAYCGENYGSTNLQALETVRDAILRMTYYWYNFMPLARGTAVTGFVVLLGLLLAANMEFTESIPKGLQIDWEAILSVEPGSFVGSVKSWLYPSLKINTSWKDHQEVSSAFSTTGSVVAALSTYND; encoded by the exons ATGGAGACGGCGGCGGCATCGGAGCGAGTCGAATTGGCGAAGCACTGCAGCTCGCGGAACTGGTCTAAAGCGATTAGAGTTCTCGATTCGCTCCTTGCTAAGCAGTGCTCGATTCTCGATATATG CAATCGAGCTTTTTGTTATAATCAATTGGAGCTTCACAAGCATGTGATTAAGGACTGTGACAAGGCACTTCAGCTCGACTCTTGTGCCATTCAAGCTTATCTACTCAAAG GACGAGCTCTTTTGGCTTTGGGGAGAAAACAGGAAGCTCTTCTTGTTTTGGAGCAAGGTTACAATATTGCTTTGCAGCAGACTTCAGATGTGAAGCAGCTACTTGAATTAGATGAGCTACTTAATGCTGCAAGGCCAGAGATTGATGTCACTCTGAACCATCTTGCAGCTGAGACCCCTGTCTCCTCGTGTGCTACTCAGAAAATTGATAACTGCCAAGTATCCACTAGTATGGCAGTTTCTGAATCAGGAGCATGCAGCAACGGAAACACCCATGAGTTGGGTGAGAAATCAATGGATGCATCCAAGCTATCTGGTGGTGCCTCCGAGTTACGTAATGGATTAGCGTATAAGGAAAAAGAGAGTGTAAAGTCTGGTAGCCAAATCAATGGTAAACCATCTAGTAATGGTTCTGATTTATCTGAAACTTCTGATCGGTTAGGGGATTTGTCGGTTATTGGAAATAAGTTTAGTAGCAAGTCCGGATCTGTTAGCAAACAGAGCCTTACAGCTGAGGCACGTTCTGGAGGTAGCAATGAAACCAAGATAAATAATAACAAGTGCACCATTGCGAGAATATCTGAAACCCATTCTATAAGTGTGGATTTTCGACTTTCCAGAGGCATTGCACAG GTGAACGAAGGAAACTACATGAAAGCTATATCTATTTTTGATAAG GTTCTGAAAGAAGAACCTACTTACCCTGAGGCACTTATAGGAAGAGGGACAGCTTATGCATTCCAACGAGACCTTGAAAATGCTATTGATGATTTTACTAAG GCTATTCAATCGAACCCGGCGGCAGGTGAGGCTTGGAAGCGGAGAGGACAGGCGCGTGCTGCTCTTGGGGAATTTGCTGAG GCGGTTGAAGATTTGACTCGAGCACTGGAATTGGAGCCAAAGTCACCTGATATTTTGCATGAAAGGG gtattattaattttagatctaAGGACTTTACTGCTGCTGTAAAGGACTTATCTATATGTCTGAAGCAAGAGAAAGATAACAAGTCCGCATATACTTATTTG GGACTAGCTTTTGCATCTCTTGGTGAATATACAAAAGCTGAAGAGGCGCATTTGAAGTCTATCCAGCTAGATAGTAATTATCTTGAAGCATGGCTACATCTCGCCCAG TTCTATCAAGAGTTGGCTGACCACAACAAGGCTTTGGAATGCATTGATCAAGTTCTACAAGTCGACAACAG GGTCTGGAAGGCTTATCATTTGCGTGGATTAGTGTTCCATGGATTAGGTGAACACAG gaAGGCTATCCAAGAATTATCTATTGGTTTGACCATTGAGAGTTCAATAGAATGCTTGTACCTACGAGGTTCCTGCCATCATGCTGTAGGGGAGTATAGAGAAGCG GTGAAGGACTACGATGCTACAGTGGATGTGGAACTTGATGCTGTGGAGAAATTTGTTCTTCAATGCTTGGCATTTTATCAG AAAGAGCTCGCCTTGTATACGGCTTCCAAAGTTAGTAGTGAGTTTTTCTGCTTTGATATTGATGGTGACATAGATCCAATGTTCAAG GAGTACTGGTGCAAAAGATTACACCCAAAAGATGTATGTGAAAAGGTTTACAGACAACCTCCCCTACGAGAATCCCTTAAGAAGGGTAAACTGAAAAAGCAAGATCTTGCAATAACCAAACCTAAGGCGAATCTTCTTCGTTTTACTGATATGATTGGAAAGAAAATCCAATACTTTTGTCCTGGATTCTTACCGAACAGACGCCAG CACCGTATGGCGGGATTAGCTGTGTTAGAAATTGCTCAAAAGGTTTCAAAAGCTTGGCGCATAGAGTGGAGGAATTCAAACAAAGGCACGGCAAAAAATGGGAAGAAAAACCGTAGGAGAGAGAGAATCAACATGCTTAGCCAGAATAGAGGTGGTGCCGGATGTAGTACGAGCACTTCCAGTGAAACTTCAACTGGATATGCCTCACTAGAAGATCGATCATCTGGCCGCTCTATCTTGTCTTGGCAAGACGTTTATTCGTCTGCTGTCAGATGGAGACAAATTTCAGAGCCTTGTGACCCAGTTGTGTGGGTTAACAAACTAAG CGAAGAGTTTAATTCTGGTTTTGGTTCTCATACGCCAATGGTACTCGGACAAGCTAAAGTAATACGCTATTTTCCAAATTATGAAAG AACCCTGAATCTTGCAAAGACCATCATCAAGGAGAAGCTCTGTGTACGCAGCAAGGCAGATAAAGTGATTGATCTATCTAAAGATGAGAAGATAGAAGAA ATAATGCGTGCAGAAACGTGTGAAGAGCTACACAAAATTGTTGGTGAGGATTTCTGGGTGGCTACTTGGTGCCACAGTACCGCATTCGAAGG GAAACGCCTTGAAGGAACTAGAATCACCTGCATTAAGAAACC GGGAAGTCTTGGGTATGATTTTGCAATTAGAACTCCATGCACACCTGCGAGGTGGAgtgattttgatgaagaaatgACCTCAGCTTGGGAG GCTTTATGCAATGCCTACTGTGGAGAGAATTACGGTTCTACCAACCTCCAGGCTCTAGAAACCGTGAGAGACGCTATCTTGCGCATGACATACTACTG GTACAATTTTATGCCGTTAGCTCGAGGGACAGCGGTAACGGGATTCGTAGTGTTACTAGGACTTCTGCTAGCTGCTAATATGGAGTTCACTGAGAGTATCCCTAAAGGGTTACAGATCGATTGGGAAGCTATACTTAGTGTTGAACCTGGTTCCTTTGTTGGTTCGGTTAAGTCTTGGTTATACCCGTCTTTGAAAATCAACACCTCGTGGaaagatcaccaggaagtttccTCGGCTTTTTCAACAACCGGATCGGTTGTCGCGGCGCTTAGCACTTACAATGATTGA
- the LOC106426821 gene encoding lysine-rich arabinogalactan protein 18-like, whose protein sequence is MERNVLLTVTLICIVVAGVGGQSPASSPTKSPDAPSTPTTSPSSPPVEAPKSPSPVTSSPPPASVPESAPPSPPPKASAPVRSPPASVPEAATPPAPVADAPAPSKGKKHQNATAPAPELDSPPSPPMEAPGPSSDAVSPGPATSANEKSGAESTSVLRNLAAVGAAATAWAVLVMAF, encoded by the exons ATGGAACGTAATGTCCTCCTAACGGTTACATTGATCTGCATTGTCGTCGCCGGTGTCGGTGGCCAATCTCCGGCTTCCTCTCCGACTAAATCTCCCGACGCTCCTTCTACTCCAACTACTTCTCCCTCCTCCCCACCCGTGGAAGCACCGAAATCTCCATCTCCTGTTACCTCGTCTCCGCCGCCAGCTTCTGTTCCCGAGAGCGCTCCTCCGTCACCTCCACCAAAGGCTTCAGCTCCGGTGAGATCTCCACCGGCTTCAGTACCCGAAGCTGCTACACCTCCAGCTCCGGTAGCCGATGCACCGGCTCCAAGCAAGGGTAAGAAGCATCAAAACGCGACGGCTCCGGCTCCCGAACTTGACAGCCCACCTTCACCACCGATGGAAGCTCCTGGTCCTAGCTCCGACGCCGTGTCTCCTGGTCCGGCCACATCCGCCAACGAAAAG AGTGGAGCCGAGAGCACAAGTGTATTGCGGAATTTAGCAGCGGTGGGAGCGGCTGCAACCGCCTGGGCCGTTCTCGTTATGgccttttaa
- the LOC106418514 gene encoding uncharacterized protein LOC106418514, translated as MTVHYHISSLDYLLDDMGGSLGFLGKGVPPTQMMNMVMGSLYKQFTKKAINNFDDFHVAVLDIFNNFNSALPGRHFDLPTPDEIKACFLGWKEAKDEEEKKKVFTEFIAKKVKPSKLDDVTMITGIASPPAAMAAKRAGENIPQLKFIKLIPDVIFVPTVTILAIVSAKLSRRMYLK; from the exons ATGACAGTTCACTATCATATTTCTTCTTTAGACTATCTTCTAGACGATATGGGAGGTTCACTGGGCTTTCTCGGAAAAG GGGTACCACCGACGCAGATGATGAATATGGTTATGGGTTCACTCTACAAACAATTCACCAAGAAAGCTATCAACAACTTTGACGACTTCCACGTTGCTGTTTTAGACATCTTCAA CAACTTCAACTCGGCTTTACCAGGCCGACACTTTGATCTCCCGACACCTGACGAAATAAAG GCATGTTTCTTGGGGTGGAAGGAAGCTAAAGacgaggaagagaagaagaaagtgttCACAGAGTTCATTGCAAAGAAAGTGAAGCCAAGTAAACTCGATGACGTCACTATGATCACCGGAATAGCATCTCCTCCGGCGGCTATGGCGGCTAAGAGAGCAGGAGAGAATATTCCTCAACTAAAGTTCATCAAACTTATACCTGATGTTATATTCGTCCCTACGGTCACCATTTTGGCCATTGTCTCTGCTAAACTCTCAAGAAgaatgtatttaaaataa
- the LOC106410334 gene encoding uncharacterized protein LOC106410334: MSALNRTLSSSISLKLNTPFPIFALPNSKPSEIRFSNRWGNEQRKVERSLSHSLALLDHQSCTRRRDQIHCGGGGDHHHVGVWWDLNTCPLPAGVDPRCVRPCIESALEKLFGRRSAVSIYIYAIGNLEFISSDLLQNISSSGIILTHAPCGMHDLHDFLVDWSEDELKNPHPPGYVMIISSDYKLLYPERFRLFRFTTFVAYPKGVRLLAHLTQLKCLGQEFDEVFAKEFVWETLLSDNLDETLLLSDNNTCDEKPLCICNICSYDYEVCDEFITHLKCEEHINQWFEIVHDRKLKYFCQVCNYPAYSHYNLFLHNQSEAHNRKLVEKQAQEEEDCQSRKTNPELDLFYERNKEQSL; the protein is encoded by the exons ATGAGTGCTCTGAACCGAACCTTGAGCTCATCAATCTCGTTGAAACTCAACACCCCTTTCCCAATTTTCGCGTTACCAAATTCGAAACCAAGCGAGATTCGATTCTCCAACAGATGGGGCAACGAGCAGCGAAAAGTCGAAcgatctctctctcactctctcgcTCTCTTGGATCATCAAAGCTGCACAAGAAGAAGGGATCAAATTCATTGCGGAGGAGGAG GTGATCATCATCATGTGGGAGTGTGGTGGGACCTGAACACGTGTCCTCTTCCGGCTGGTGTAGACCCTCGTTGTGTCCGTCCGTGTATAGAATCTGCCTTGGAGAAGCTGTTTGGTCGTCGTTCTGCAGTCAGCATCTATATCTATGCCATAGGAAACCTAGAATTCATCTCTAGTGACCTCTTGCAAAACATCTCTTCCTCCGGAATCATTCTTACTCATGCCCCCTGCG GTATGCACGACTTACATGATTTTCTTGTCGACTGGTCTGAGGATGAGCTTAAAAACCCACATCCTCCTGGTTACGTAATGATCATCTCGAGTGATTATAAACTGCTTTACCCTGAGCGTTTTCGGCTTTTTCGATTCACTACTTTTGTTGCATATCCAAAAGGTGTTCGCCTACTTGCCCATCTTACCCAGCTAAAATGTCTTGGCCAAGAGTTTGACGAAGTGTTTGCCAAAGAGTTTGTCTGGGAAACCTTATTGAGTGATAATTTGGATGAAACTTTATTATTGAGTGACAACAACACATGTGATGAGAAACCTCTCTGCATTTGCAACATATGCTCTTATGATTACGAAGTATGTGACGAATTCATCACTCATCTCAAGTGTGAAGAGCACATAAACCAG TGGTTTGAAATTGTGCACGACCGCAAGCTTAAATATTTTTGCCAAGTTTGCAATTATCCCGCCTATAGCCACTATAACCTCTTTCTCCATAACCAAAGTGAAGCACATAATCGCAAG CTGGTTGAGAAACAGGCTCAAGAAGAGGAGGATTGCCAGAGCAGGAAGACAAATCCAGAATTGGATCTCTTCTACGAGAGAAACAAGGAGCAATCTCTTTGA
- the LOC111199297 gene encoding uncharacterized protein LOC111199297, with protein MSALNRTLSSSMSLKLNTPTPFPILAFPNSKPSEIRFSNRWGQRKVERYLSHSLTLLDHQSCRRRRDHQIRCGGGGGDHHHVLETAVWWDLNTCPVPAGVDPRCVRACIESALEKQIGHRSAVSIYAMGNLEYISSDLLQNISSSGIILTHAPFGVHDLYEFLDDWSDDELKKKTYPPNYIMMISGDYDMLYPQRFRCYGFTNFVAYPEDVPVAAPLDELSLLAEEFDKVFAKEFVWETLLSDNLGETLLLSDEKPLCICNICNDVYQVCDEFITHLKSEEHRNQALKQAACIDRHGKPRYFCQVCNYPVYGEYLLFVHNESEEHIRKLVEKQAQEEEDCQSRKTNPELDLFYERNKKQSL; from the exons ATGAGTGCTCTGAACCGAACCTTGAGCTCATCAATGTCGTTGAAACTCAACACCCCCACCCCTTTCCCAATTTTGGCGTTCCCAAATTCGAAACCAAGCGAGATTCGATTCTCCAACAGATGGGGGCAGCGAAAAGTCGAACGATATCTCTCCCACTCTCTCACTCTCTTGGATCATCAAAGTTGCAGAAGAAGAAGGGATCATCAAATTCGTTGCGGAGGAGGAG GAGGTGATCATCATCATGTGTTAGAAACGGCAGTGTGGTGGGACCTGAACACGTGTCCAGTTCCGGCTGGTGTAGACCCTCGTTGTGTACGTGCGTGTATAGAATCTGCCTTGGAGAAGCAGATTGGTCATCGTTCTGCAGTCAGTATCTATGCCATGGGAAACCTAGAATACATCTCTAGTGACCTCTTGCAAAACATCTCTTCTTCTGGAATCATTCTTACTCACGCCCCCTTCG GTGTGCACGACTTATATGAATTTCTGGACGACTGGTCTGATGATgagcttaaaaaaaaaacatatcctCCGAATTACATAATGATGATATCGGGTGATTATGATATGCTTTATCCTCAGCGTTTTCGGTGTTATGGATTCACTAATTTTGTTGCATATCCCGAAGATGTTCCCGTAGCTGCCCCTCTTGACGAGCTATCACTGTTAGCTGAAGAGTTTGACAAAGTGTTTGCCAAAGAGTTTGTCTGGGAAACTTTATTGAGTGATAATTTGGGTGAAACTTTATTATTGAGTGATGAAAAACCTCTGTGCATTTGCAACATATGCAATGATGTTTACCAAGTATGTGACGAATTCATCACTCATCTCAAGAGTGAAGAGCACAGAAACCAGGCACTTAAGCAAGCAGCATGCATCGACCGCCACGGTAAGCCTAGATATTTTTGCCAAGTTTGCAATTATCCAGTCTATGGCGAATATCTGCTCTTCGTCCATAACGAAAGTGAAGAACATATTCGCAAG CTGGTTGAGAAACAGGCTCAAGAAGAGGAGGATTGCCAGAGCAGGAAGACAAATCCAGAATTGGATCTATTCTACGAGAGAAACAAGAAGCAATCTCTTTGA
- the LOC106409330 gene encoding uncharacterized protein LOC106409330, with protein MGLKESKNDDEEVVVDILECNDDEDTDDDDDVGSSSCSSSFSGTVSERDEIEETACNDQEADSIMCTDPLWVRKKKLTDHWRRFIHPITWRCKWLELKVRELQNQAGKYDRELQESCQAKEIELENLRSEEVGSLLQCRTERTRVKKRRKRKRVEEEEASDVSSYVLNHNLFSYHENRRSFGDVALSDKKNKNSKEEEAVFCEETLLLEFGEGDAFLEQILLKIEAVKVEALNLKNRVDKVVNENPCRFSLEQQKQPLLVTKNEDDSEEKTVKSASVSEDDDETTDILLSEMMQREGKAIVLNKKTQKTEQASVEEGPSRPVRNRKPRNLEVKEETKTKRRRVSKEKPKSNVTKRPNKKRKRGKRRSGSSGSRRRS; from the exons ATGGGGTTGAAGGAATCGAAGAATGATGATGAAGAGGTTGTTGTTGATATATTGGAATGCAATGATGATGAGGacactgatgatgatgatgatgtgggCTCTTCTTCTTGTAGCTCCTCCTTTAGTGGAACTGTTTCTGAACGTGATGAGATTGAGGAAACAGCTTGTAATGATCAAGAAGCTGACTCCATCATGTGTACTGATCCTTTGTGGGTGAG AAAGAAGAAGCTGACTGATCACTGGAGGAGGTTTATACACCCTATAACGTGGCGATGCAAGTGGCTTGAACTCAAAGTCAGAGAGCTTCAGAACCAAGCAGGGAAGTACGACAGAGAACTGCAAGAGTCTTGCCAAGCCAAGGAGATAGAGTTGGAGAATCTCAGATCAGAAGAAGTTGGATCTCTTCTTCAGTGTCGTACTGAGAGAACCAGAgtcaagaagaggagaaagagaaagcgagttgaagaagaagaagcttcagaTGTTTCTTCCTATGTGTTAAACCATAATCTATTCTCTTATCACG aaAACCGAAGATCTTTTGGCGATGTTGCTCTCAGTGATAAAAAGAATAAGAACTCTAAGGAGGAAGAGGCAGTTTTCTGTGAGGAGACATTGCTTCTTGAGTTTGGGGAAGGTGATGCGTTCTTGGAACAGATACTTTTGAAGATTGAAGCAGTAAAGGTGGAAGCTCTTAACTTGAAGAACAGAGTAGACAAGGTGGTGAATGAGAATCCATGTAGGTTCTCTTTGGAGCAACAAAAGCAGCCCCTGTTGGTTACTAAAAACGAAGATGATTCTGAAGAAAAGACAGTTAAGTCTGCTTCAGTTTCTGAAGATGATGACGAGACAACAGATATCTTATTGTCTGAAATGATGCAAAGGGAAGGGAAAGCTATTGTTCTTAATAAGAAGACACAGAAGACAGAACAAGCTTCAGTTGAGGAAGGTCCATCAAGACCT GTAAGGAACAGGAAGCCACGCAATCTTGAGGTAAAGGAAGAGACTAAGACAAAGAGACGTAGAGTTTCAAAAGAGAAGCCAAAGTCAAATGTTACCAAGCGTCCCAACAAGAAGAGAAAGCGAGGGAAAAGAAGGTCAGGCTCTTCTGGATCAAGAAGAAGATCCTAA
- the LOC106426843 gene encoding agamous-like MADS-box protein AGL66, with amino-acid sequence MGRVKIQMRKIVDRQQRNIAFAKRKSGLLKKAYELFVLCDVQMVLIFFSPSGKLFLFDPKTRMEETIKKYVDVPIRPRFQVQEETFIRRWIDVMRLESQYPESIVRPRENFGDGILLQTRSKEIEDEIFKCKAELAKVEQQLGYFLKHPNQWGTRDDIEYQEKILEETLDKVRSRKKCLEAQNEAFDASNCLLQTDVEISPSG; translated from the exons atggggAGAGTGAAAATACAGATGAGAAAAATAGTGGATAGACAACAAAGAAATATTGCATTTGCCAAAAGAAAAAGCGGGCTTCTGAAAAAAGCTTATGAACTCTTTGTTCTCTGTGATGTTCAAATGGTTCTCATTTTCTTCTCACCTTCTGGTAAACTTTTCCTGTTTGATCCGAAAACAAG gATGGAAGAGACTATAAAGAAGTATGTGGATGTGCCTATACGTCCAAG ATTCCAAGTCCAAGAGGAAACG TTTATACGACGGTGGATAGATGTCATGCGTTTAGAATCACAATATCCTGAATCGATCGTGAG gcCCAGAGAAAATTTTGGCGATGGAATTCTTCTTCAAACTCGATCAAAG GAGATCGAAGACGAAATCTTCAAATGCAAAGCCGAATTGGCGAAAGTGGAACAACAGTTAGG gtACTTTTTAAAACATCCAAATCAATGGGGAACAAGAGATGACATTGAGTATCAAGAGAAAATACTCGAGGAGACGTTAGATAAAGTTCGATCTCGGAAG AAATGCTTGGAAGCTCAAAATGAAGCCTTTGATGCTTCTAATTGCCTGCTTCAAACTGATGTGGAGATTTCGCCAAGtggataa